One window of the Terriglobales bacterium genome contains the following:
- a CDS encoding M55 family metallopeptidase, with protein sequence MKTRWALPGVALLLCAVAAGQKDRGPKVYISVDMEGVAGVVDETQTSPAGRDYAVGRRLMIAEANAAIAAAFEAGATEVVVNDSHWDQTNLLPDQVDSRATLITGAPKPFGMMQGLDNSFAAAIFIGYHARGSTADAVIDHTYSDQLKHVRLNGREVGEYGLNAALAGHYGVPVVFVSGDQALSEQAREFIPGVEVLAVKEGIGRTAARTMHPEEARKAIAAGIRTAMARRAQIAPVRLSQPVTLEVELASSRQADSCMMVPGMKRVSGRVVSYTAPDMAVAYQVSRLISRLAGS encoded by the coding sequence ATGAAGACGCGCTGGGCGTTGCCCGGAGTGGCGCTGCTGTTGTGCGCCGTGGCGGCGGGACAGAAAGACCGCGGCCCCAAGGTCTACATCTCGGTGGACATGGAGGGGGTTGCGGGCGTAGTGGATGAAACCCAGACTTCACCTGCCGGGCGCGACTACGCTGTGGGCAGGAGGCTGATGATTGCGGAAGCCAACGCGGCCATCGCGGCAGCGTTCGAAGCAGGAGCCACTGAGGTGGTGGTGAACGACTCGCATTGGGACCAGACCAATCTCCTGCCCGACCAGGTCGACAGTCGCGCTACTTTGATCACCGGGGCGCCCAAGCCCTTCGGCATGATGCAGGGCCTGGACAACTCATTTGCGGCCGCGATCTTCATCGGTTATCACGCGCGCGGTTCGACGGCGGACGCGGTGATCGACCACACCTATAGCGACCAGCTCAAGCATGTGCGCCTGAACGGACGCGAGGTCGGCGAATACGGACTGAACGCTGCTCTGGCCGGACACTACGGCGTGCCGGTGGTTTTTGTCTCCGGCGACCAGGCACTCAGCGAGCAGGCACGGGAGTTCATCCCGGGCGTTGAGGTGCTGGCCGTGAAGGAGGGTATCGGGAGGACAGCGGCGCGCACCATGCATCCCGAGGAAGCACGAAAAGCCATCGCGGCGGGCATCAGGACAGCCATGGCTCGCCGTGCGCAGATTGCGCCCGTACGGCTCAGCCAGCCGGTCACGCTGGAAGTCGAGCTGGCAAGCTCCCGCCAGGCGGATTCCTGCATGATGGTCCCCGGCATGAAGCGGGTGAGCGGACGAGTGGTGAGTTACACCGCGCCGGACATGGCCGTGGCGTATCAGGTGTCGCGACTGATTTCGCGTCTTGCCGGAAGTTAG
- the sixA gene encoding phosphohistidine phosphatase SixA, with translation MLLYLVQHGASKLEAEDPQRPLNEEGRQTVARLAACLARQRIPLDAIEHSDKLRARQTAEILNAQLRPAQDARQVSGLAPNDNAALTAARLQNEACNLMLVGHLPHLSRLASSLLGLPLDQPAVRFQMGGCVCLERDADGKWAVRWMLVPEILP, from the coding sequence GTGCTCCTCTATCTAGTCCAGCACGGTGCCTCCAAGCTGGAAGCGGAAGATCCGCAACGCCCGCTCAACGAGGAGGGCAGGCAGACGGTGGCGCGTTTGGCGGCCTGCCTCGCACGTCAGCGCATTCCGCTGGATGCCATCGAGCACAGCGACAAGTTGCGCGCCCGGCAGACGGCGGAGATTCTCAATGCGCAACTCCGTCCAGCGCAGGACGCGCGCCAGGTCTCCGGACTTGCGCCCAACGATAACGCGGCCCTCACCGCGGCGCGCTTGCAGAACGAAGCCTGCAACCTGATGCTGGTCGGCCACCTGCCGCACCTCAGCCGGCTTGCTTCTTCCCTGCTCGGCCTGCCCCTTGACCAACCGGCAGTCCGCTTCCAGATGGGAGGATGCGTTTGTCTGGAACGTGACGCGGACGGAAAGTGGGCCGTCCGCTGGATGCTGGTGCCGGAGATTCTGCCGTAG
- a CDS encoding LysR family transcriptional regulator, whose translation MDYDQLETFLEVARLSSFSRAAEKRFRTQPAISAQIRVLEEEVGAKLLDRSGGKVSLTAPGKAFQKFAEEALAARRQILTSLAEMERVPRGEIVVGANEGTCLHILPEVFAEFKKQYPSVSVSIQRSERARVLESIIDNSVDFGVVSMPVNDTRLTVVPIHRDELVAIAAPQHPLAKLEAVSASDVVRYPLLLPKVGRTRDALEALFDQLRLKPNISMELDSSELLKRFAAAGVGVGFIARSNVLEDVRAGALVALPLADAHIRRDLALVFRKDKALSRAALAFIDIAVKLKPAQTQAG comes from the coding sequence ATGGACTACGACCAACTGGAAACCTTCCTCGAAGTCGCGCGGCTGAGCAGCTTCTCGCGCGCGGCGGAGAAACGCTTCCGCACCCAGCCGGCTATCTCCGCCCAGATCCGCGTGCTCGAGGAGGAAGTGGGCGCCAAGCTGCTCGACCGCTCCGGCGGCAAAGTGTCACTCACCGCCCCGGGCAAGGCTTTCCAGAAGTTTGCTGAGGAAGCGCTGGCCGCCCGCCGCCAAATCCTGACTTCGCTGGCCGAGATGGAGCGCGTCCCGCGCGGCGAGATCGTGGTGGGCGCCAACGAGGGCACCTGCCTCCACATCCTGCCGGAGGTCTTCGCCGAGTTCAAGAAGCAGTACCCCAGCGTCTCGGTGAGCATCCAGCGCTCGGAGCGGGCCCGCGTCCTGGAATCCATCATCGATAACTCGGTGGACTTCGGCGTGGTTTCCATGCCGGTGAACGACACGCGTCTTACGGTGGTGCCGATTCACCGCGATGAACTGGTGGCCATCGCAGCTCCGCAGCATCCCCTGGCCAAATTGGAGGCGGTCAGCGCAAGCGACGTCGTGCGCTACCCCCTGCTCCTCCCCAAAGTTGGGCGCACGCGGGACGCGCTGGAGGCTCTGTTCGACCAGCTCCGCCTCAAACCCAACATCTCCATGGAGCTGGATTCCAGCGAGCTGCTGAAGCGCTTCGCAGCCGCCGGCGTGGGCGTGGGATTCATCGCCCGTTCCAACGTGCTGGAAGACGTGCGTGCCGGAGCCCTGGTCGCCTTGCCCCTGGCCGACGCTCACATTCGCCGCGACCTGGCTCTGGTCTTCCGCAAAGACAAGGCCCTGAGCCGCGCCGCCCTGGCCTTTATCGATATTGCAGTGAAGCTGAAGCCGGCACAGACCCAGGCGGGCTGA
- a CDS encoding arginine decarboxylase, pyruvoyl-dependent, with the protein MVPKRIFLTKGVGKHRERLTSFELALRDAGIASQNLVRVSSIFPPHCKLISRTQGLKYLNHGEVVFAVVAENSTKEPHRLMAASIGLAIPADRSTYGYLSEHHSFGEDDFTAGEYAEELAAEMLATTLNVEFDPDRSWDEKKEIYRISNKIVRTMNITQSAVGDKRGLWTTVIASAIMIFE; encoded by the coding sequence ATGGTCCCCAAGCGGATCTTTCTTACCAAGGGAGTGGGAAAACACCGGGAACGGCTGACGTCGTTTGAGCTGGCGCTGCGCGATGCCGGCATCGCTTCGCAGAACCTGGTCCGCGTCTCCTCGATTTTTCCCCCGCATTGCAAGCTCATCTCCCGCACACAGGGGCTGAAGTACCTGAACCACGGCGAAGTGGTGTTCGCAGTCGTCGCGGAAAATTCCACCAAGGAACCGCACCGCCTGATGGCCGCCAGCATCGGCCTGGCCATCCCTGCCGACCGCTCCACCTACGGCTACCTGAGCGAGCACCACTCCTTCGGCGAGGATGACTTCACCGCCGGCGAGTACGCCGAAGAGCTGGCGGCCGAGATGCTCGCCACCACGCTCAACGTGGAGTTCGATCCCGACCGCTCCTGGGACGAGAAAAAAGAGATCTACCGCATCTCCAACAAGATCGTGCGCACCATGAACATCACGCAGTCCGCCGTGGGCGACAAGCGCGGCCTGTGGACCACGGTCATCGCCTCGGCCATCATGATCTTCGAGTGA
- a CDS encoding deoxyhypusine synthase family protein: MKKKPNQGHGVERKLHDPVEDRLIPVYPLDLSRARTVDDLLRGMADTAFTGRQLGEAADVLEAMARDKDCFVVMTLAGALTVAKQGLVICDLIDHGIVHAIVSTGALMAHGLVEATGRSHFRWNTEVSDEELYQAGYNRVYDTLEPEKNLDDVEALVFEVLEKWNPKEILCSWRLNQAIGAHLDKHAKGRGILKSAFRKKVPVFVPAFTDSELGLDVALANRIRRRDGKPALRFDSFLDLEHFTETLLGQKKLGIFTIGGGVPRNWAQQFGPYVELMHRRAGENVPIKRYHYGVRICPEPVYWGGLSGSPYSEAVSWGKFVPPAEGGRFGEVFVDATVGLPIIVAAVLERLGKKKKA, translated from the coding sequence TTGAAGAAGAAACCCAACCAGGGGCACGGGGTGGAACGCAAGCTGCATGATCCGGTGGAAGACCGGCTGATTCCGGTGTATCCGTTGGATCTTTCCAGGGCGCGCACTGTGGACGACCTCTTGCGCGGCATGGCGGACACCGCCTTCACCGGCCGGCAGTTGGGCGAGGCGGCAGACGTGCTCGAGGCCATGGCGCGCGACAAGGACTGCTTCGTGGTGATGACGCTGGCCGGTGCCCTGACCGTCGCCAAGCAGGGGCTGGTGATCTGCGACCTCATCGACCACGGCATCGTGCATGCCATTGTTTCCACCGGTGCCTTGATGGCGCATGGGCTGGTCGAGGCCACGGGGCGTTCCCACTTTCGCTGGAACACGGAGGTGAGTGACGAGGAGCTGTACCAAGCCGGCTACAACCGCGTCTACGACACGCTGGAGCCGGAGAAGAATCTGGACGATGTCGAGGCCCTGGTGTTCGAAGTCCTGGAGAAGTGGAACCCGAAGGAGATCCTGTGCTCGTGGAGGCTGAACCAGGCGATCGGCGCGCATCTGGACAAACATGCCAAGGGACGCGGCATCCTGAAGTCGGCGTTTCGGAAGAAGGTGCCGGTGTTCGTTCCGGCGTTCACGGATTCGGAGCTGGGGCTGGATGTGGCGCTGGCCAACCGCATCCGGCGGCGCGACGGCAAGCCGGCGCTGCGCTTCGATTCCTTCCTCGACCTGGAGCATTTCACCGAAACCCTGCTGGGGCAGAAGAAGCTGGGCATCTTTACCATCGGCGGCGGAGTGCCGCGCAACTGGGCGCAACAGTTCGGACCCTACGTCGAACTGATGCACCGCCGCGCCGGCGAGAACGTCCCCATCAAGCGCTATCACTACGGCGTGCGCATCTGCCCGGAACCGGTCTATTGGGGCGGGCTTTCCGGCAGCCCGTACAGCGAGGCGGTGTCGTGGGGCAAGTTCGTACCGCCGGCCGAAGGCGGACGATTCGGCGAGGTCTTTGTGGACGCCACCGTCGGGTTGCCCATCATCGTGGCGGCTGTGCTGGAGCGGCTGGGGAAAAAGAAAAAGGCGTAG